A window of the Gossypium hirsutum isolate 1008001.06 chromosome A03, Gossypium_hirsutum_v2.1, whole genome shotgun sequence genome harbors these coding sequences:
- the LOC107887859 gene encoding uncharacterized protein has product MKLRDIKYSVGDKVFLKVSQLKKVLRFGRKGKLSLRFIRTYEIIERIGPMAYQLALLAELRKIHDVFYMLMLRRYRLDLSHIILVEEIEIQPDLSFKEEPLEILAREVKKLRNKRVPLRKFYGIVTVWKR; this is encoded by the coding sequence ATGAAATTGAGAGATATCAAATATTCTGTGGGAgacaaggtattcctgaaagtttctcagttgaagaaagttctacgATTCGGTCGTAAAGGGAAGTTGAGCCTTAGATTCATCAggacatatgaaatcatagaaaggaTTGGACCTATGGCATATCAACTAGCACTACTGGCGGAATTACGAAAGATACATGACGTGTTTTATATGTTGATGCTAAGGAGATATCGTTTAGATCTGTCTCATATTATTCTAGTGGAAGAAATCGAAATTCAACCTGATTTATCTTTTAAGGAGGAACCGCTTGaaattttggctcgggaagttaaaAAGTTGAGGAATAAGCGTGTTCCACTtagaaagttttatggcatagtCACAGTGTGGAAGAGGTGA